One genomic region from Conexibacter woesei DSM 14684 encodes:
- a CDS encoding ABC transporter substrate-binding protein, whose product MSPDRQTSRMDAAGAAPGGGPRVSRRAFARIAASGLAVSVAAPLLAACGDDGESSADGKVTLKFWKYEDPATKSVLEQLVAKYNREQQNVKVVMQTFPFDQYLAEKITTALSAGSGPDVFWVSAATLLNFAPKQLLLPLGDTFTPKEQSDFLPQSLRGITLRGDVYGVPHEMGVQGLLYDQRLMERLRLEPPKTWDELKEVAAKIKTDTRWGIMLPTAPDVFQNFIWWPFLWMGGGEVVSADYSHATIAEPAGVQALALWGDLVRDGLAAPKSSGPFGEELAQGKAGMAALGMWVVGNYRTTYPNVALGAAPLPTPTAGGRSLAAFGGWYTAVSAATKHAEEARRFAVWLFGENPANAVELTKAMTVLSPRRSVTATLETLPAFRKAPIPEFTRIWPSTRAEPAYPPEIQTAVTNALQAVMFSKAEPERAAEDAAKAIDSYLASPDGSLLKELMGS is encoded by the coding sequence ATGTCGCCAGATCGTCAGACGTCGCGCATGGACGCCGCCGGGGCCGCGCCCGGCGGAGGTCCGCGCGTCTCGCGACGCGCCTTCGCGCGGATCGCCGCCTCCGGGCTCGCGGTCTCCGTCGCCGCACCGCTGCTCGCCGCCTGCGGCGACGACGGGGAGAGCAGCGCGGACGGCAAGGTCACGCTGAAGTTCTGGAAGTACGAGGACCCGGCCACGAAGTCCGTGCTCGAGCAGCTCGTCGCGAAGTACAACCGCGAGCAGCAGAACGTCAAGGTCGTGATGCAGACCTTCCCGTTCGACCAGTACCTGGCCGAGAAGATCACGACCGCGCTGTCGGCGGGCTCCGGGCCCGACGTCTTCTGGGTCAGCGCAGCGACGCTGCTGAACTTCGCGCCGAAGCAGCTGCTGCTGCCGCTCGGCGACACCTTCACGCCGAAGGAGCAGAGCGACTTCCTGCCGCAGAGCTTGAGAGGCATCACGCTCAGAGGCGACGTCTACGGCGTCCCGCACGAGATGGGCGTCCAGGGCCTGCTCTACGACCAGCGCCTGATGGAGAGACTGCGGCTCGAGCCCCCGAAGACGTGGGACGAGCTGAAGGAGGTCGCGGCCAAGATCAAGACCGACACGCGCTGGGGCATCATGCTGCCGACCGCCCCCGACGTGTTCCAGAACTTCATCTGGTGGCCGTTCCTGTGGATGGGCGGCGGCGAGGTCGTCAGCGCCGACTACAGCCACGCGACGATCGCCGAGCCTGCCGGCGTGCAGGCACTGGCGCTGTGGGGCGACCTCGTGCGGGACGGGCTCGCGGCGCCGAAGTCGTCCGGTCCCTTCGGCGAGGAGCTGGCGCAGGGCAAGGCCGGGATGGCGGCGCTCGGGATGTGGGTCGTCGGCAACTACCGCACGACGTACCCGAACGTCGCGCTCGGCGCGGCGCCGCTGCCGACGCCGACCGCCGGCGGGAGATCGCTCGCGGCGTTCGGCGGCTGGTACACCGCCGTCAGCGCGGCGACGAAGCACGCCGAGGAGGCGCGCAGATTCGCCGTCTGGCTGTTCGGCGAGAACCCGGCCAACGCCGTCGAGCTGACGAAGGCGATGACGGTGCTCTCGCCGCGCAGATCGGTCACCGCGACGCTCGAGACGCTGCCCGCGTTCAGAAAGGCGCCGATCCCGGAGTTCACGCGGATCTGGCCGAGCACGCGTGCGGAGCCGGCGTACCCGCCGGAGATCCAGACCGCCGTCACGAACGCGCTGCAGGCGGTCATGTTCAGCAAGGCGGAGCCCGAGCGGGCGGCGGAGGACGCCGCGAAGGCGATCGACAGCTACCTCGCGAGTCCCGACGGGAGCCTGCTCAAGGAGCTCATGGGCTCGTGA
- a CDS encoding LacI family DNA-binding transcriptional regulator has protein sequence MSRAAVGIRDVARRAEVSPATVSRVLNDDPNVGEQYRRRVLEAVTALDYRPNRLARNLRMQRSATIGVVVSDIENPHFSETVRAVEDLAYQRGYRVLVCNTDESPGKQRAYLGQLTDERVLGVILSPSDPGGAEITEMIDAGIPVVAYDREVEDPRADVVIADNVRAAWAATQLLIDAGHRDIAYVGGRREVETGAERLDGFELTMRAAGLVPRSADGDFKVDRARTAVGALLAEPDRPTALVVGNNLMTIGALGAIRDHAIRVPDDIALVGIDDPFWAEFVDPPLTTVAQPIRRMAADAMELLLDRVAGTRTEPRRIVHDFELRRRVSCGTAARD, from the coding sequence GTGAGCAGAGCTGCCGTCGGCATCAGAGACGTCGCCCGTCGCGCCGAGGTCTCCCCCGCGACCGTCTCACGCGTGCTCAACGACGACCCGAACGTCGGCGAGCAGTACCGGCGGCGGGTGCTGGAGGCCGTCACCGCGCTCGACTACCGGCCCAACCGGCTCGCTCGCAACCTGCGCATGCAGCGCTCGGCGACGATCGGCGTCGTCGTCTCGGACATCGAGAACCCGCACTTCAGCGAGACCGTCCGCGCGGTCGAGGACCTCGCCTACCAGCGCGGCTACCGCGTCCTCGTCTGCAACACCGACGAGTCGCCCGGCAAGCAGCGCGCCTACCTCGGCCAGCTCACGGACGAGCGCGTGCTCGGCGTCATCCTGTCTCCGTCGGACCCGGGCGGCGCCGAGATCACGGAGATGATCGACGCGGGCATTCCGGTCGTCGCCTACGACCGCGAGGTCGAGGATCCCCGTGCGGACGTCGTGATCGCCGACAACGTGCGCGCCGCCTGGGCGGCGACGCAGCTGCTGATCGACGCCGGTCATCGCGACATCGCGTACGTCGGCGGCCGTCGCGAGGTCGAGACCGGCGCCGAGCGTCTCGACGGCTTCGAGCTGACGATGCGCGCGGCCGGCCTCGTGCCGCGTTCGGCCGACGGCGACTTCAAGGTCGACCGCGCCCGCACCGCGGTCGGGGCGCTGCTCGCCGAGCCTGACCGGCCGACGGCGCTCGTCGTCGGCAACAACCTGATGACGATCGGGGCGCTCGGCGCGATCCGCGACCACGCGATCCGCGTGCCGGACGACATCGCGCTGGTCGGCATCGACGACCCCTTCTGGGCCGAGTTCGTCGACCCGCCGCTGACGACGGTCGCGCAGCCGATCCGGCGGATGGCGGCCGACGCGATGGAGCTGCTGCTCGACCGCGTCGCCGGGACGCGGACCGAGCCCCGCCGGATCGTCCACGACTTCGAGCTGCGGCGCCGCGTCTCGTGCGGCACCGCAGCTCGCGACTGA
- a CDS encoding L-fucose/L-arabinose isomerase family protein — protein MARIAVMSVSDGRESVHREVEAFGLDVQRRIVAALQARGHVVIAAPDAVWTNDGAVVTARRLADARPDLTLVNIPVWAFPHFTVLAASQTPGPLALFSTVDPKYPGMVGMLAAAGALDQLGRLHGRAWGDIEDPAVAARLAALIGAAEAVQRLSGTTFGRIGGRPMGMYTAVSPADEWMRRFGVDVEEIDQYELVRRAEQVDPARARDGRAWLERHAAEVRYDGDRLTPELLERQIRVYHAMRELIDERHLDFVGIKGQPELTDHYCTMDVAEAFLNDPYDWEGPKEPTVCATEADMDAALTMQLLKPLGGDLPVLFADVRHHHADLDVWDLCNSGQHATWFAERSADAAENMAKVQLLPGDFYFPAGGASVHHIAAAGEMTFARLTRKDGSYRMQVLRGRFERFGNETDERLARASTYAWPHAFARFDVEADELLARYGSNHIHAIPGDHVDALRETSRLLDVEFDRLGA, from the coding sequence ATGGCCCGCATCGCCGTCATGTCCGTTTCCGACGGCCGCGAGTCCGTGCACCGAGAGGTCGAGGCGTTCGGCCTCGACGTCCAGCGCCGGATCGTCGCCGCGCTGCAAGCGCGCGGCCACGTCGTCATCGCGGCGCCGGACGCCGTCTGGACGAACGACGGCGCGGTCGTCACCGCACGGCGCCTGGCGGACGCGCGCCCGGACCTGACGCTCGTCAACATCCCGGTCTGGGCGTTCCCCCACTTCACCGTGCTCGCGGCCTCGCAGACGCCCGGGCCGCTCGCGCTCTTCTCCACGGTCGACCCGAAGTACCCCGGGATGGTCGGGATGCTCGCCGCGGCCGGGGCGCTCGATCAGCTCGGCCGGCTCCACGGCCGTGCCTGGGGCGACATCGAGGACCCGGCCGTCGCAGCGCGACTCGCTGCGCTGATCGGCGCCGCGGAAGCGGTGCAGCGGCTCAGCGGGACGACGTTCGGACGCATCGGCGGGCGCCCGATGGGGATGTACACCGCCGTCTCCCCCGCCGACGAGTGGATGCGGCGCTTCGGCGTGGACGTCGAGGAGATCGACCAGTACGAGCTCGTCCGCCGCGCCGAGCAGGTCGACCCCGCCCGTGCGCGCGACGGGCGCGCGTGGCTCGAACGGCACGCCGCGGAGGTCCGCTACGACGGCGACCGGCTCACGCCCGAGCTGCTCGAGCGCCAGATCCGCGTCTACCACGCGATGCGCGAGCTGATCGACGAGCGCCACCTCGACTTCGTCGGCATCAAGGGCCAGCCCGAGCTGACCGACCACTACTGCACGATGGACGTCGCCGAGGCGTTCCTGAACGACCCGTACGACTGGGAGGGGCCGAAGGAGCCGACCGTCTGCGCGACCGAGGCGGACATGGACGCCGCACTGACGATGCAGCTGCTCAAGCCGCTCGGCGGCGACCTGCCCGTGCTGTTCGCCGACGTCCGCCACCATCACGCCGACCTCGACGTCTGGGACCTCTGCAACTCCGGCCAGCACGCGACGTGGTTCGCGGAGCGGTCAGCCGACGCGGCCGAGAACATGGCCAAGGTGCAGCTGCTTCCCGGCGACTTCTACTTCCCGGCCGGCGGCGCGTCGGTGCATCACATCGCGGCCGCGGGCGAGATGACGTTCGCGCGCCTGACGCGCAAGGACGGCAGCTATCGGATGCAGGTGCTGCGCGGTCGCTTCGAGCGCTTCGGCAACGAGACCGACGAGCGCTTGGCGCGGGCGTCGACATACGCCTGGCCGCACGCGTTCGCCCGCTTCGACGTCGAGGCCGACGAGCTGCTGGCGCGCTACGGCTCCAACCACATCCACGCGATCCCCGGCGACCACGTCGACGCGCTGCGCGAGACGAGCCGGCTGCTCGACGTCGAGTTCGACCGGCTGGGGGCCTGA